The Bdellovibrionales bacterium genome segment GACCTTGATATATATATTCCAACAAAACTAGGAAGAGCAAAGCCTATTGCCGCAGAATAATTTACTGTATTATATCGAAGATTGGACGTGACGCCTACTACGGCTGTGACTCCTACCACAAGCAAAGAGTATGTTGTTGCCACGATTGGATTGATTTTAAAGAAATAAACTAAAATTGGAACAGTTAAAATAGAGCCACCGCCTCCGAGCACTCCGAGTACTACTCCCATCATGGCAACGGCAAAATAGCCTAAGACTTCCATATGTACTTTTCTGTGATTCGGTATCCGTACATCCCCAAAAAAAGGGCAACTACAAAATAAAGTATTTCCAACCTTCCCGAACCAAGCGATGTAATCGCAGGGCCTGGACAGTAACCTCCGAGTCCCCATCCAAATCCAAAAAGCGCTGAGCCCACAAGAAGCTTCGGCGAAATGTCTTTTCGAGTGGGGGTATGAAAGTGAGCGTCAAAGAGAGGTGACTTTCGGTGCCTCACCAATCTGTAGGCCCAAAAGTGAACCGCAATCGAACCGGCCATTACAAAAATCAATGAAGGATCCCACGCAAACACATTTAAAAAGCCAATCACCTTTTGAGGCTGAGTCATACCTGATACACCCAGGCCTAATGCAAAAATTAGCCCTACTACAAAAGAAGTTGCGACTCTATTCGACTTCTTCTTCACCGTGCACCTCTTAAAAAGCTAGCTGTCAAAATACCTACGGCGATAAAAGTTAAGGTTGCAAGTATAGATCTAACTGACATGCGGCTGATACCACATACGCCGTGACCGCTGGTGCAACCACTCCCCATGATAGTTCCAAACCCCACGACAAAACCTGCTGCGATCACTTGCCACACATCTCCGTGCAGTTCCGAAGCAAAAGCCTGTGGATAAATCTGATACAAAATGACTCCACCTGCAACGAGTCCAGACACAAACGCCACCCGCCAAGACATATCACCTTTAGAGTAGCTGAGGAGCCCGTTTGCAATACCACTGATTCCAGTCACGCGCCCGTTGAAAATCAGCATCATAGACACCGCAATTCCAATAAGTGATCCACCGACAAGAGGAAGTATAAACGCTTCCATGCCTATTTCCTTTCAACGGCATAACCGAGTTCATTCCAGCGAATCATTCCACCAGTCATGTTAGAGGAGAACTTAAATCCCATCTGTTTACTTAGCAAGGTCGCTTGGCCGGATCTGGCGCCACTACGGCATACAAAAACTATTTCTTCGGACTTATCTGCATTTCGCAAAAGTCTTGCAAGCTATCACCGAGAGTTACAAGCCTTGCATTAGGTATATGCCCCAGCTCATTATTAAATTCCTCCGGCCTTCTCACATCAACGATCAAGAGGTTATTAAAACAAGTACTTACTTTTTCCGGCGTTACCTCTGGCACTCCATCTACCGTTTGTGGATGCAAGAGTCTCTCTTCAACGGAATTCTTTTTTCCACACCCTAAATTGGCGGGTACCGCCTCATGAATTTTTTTGGGGTTCGCAAGTTTTAATTCACTCATCGTTTTAATGAATTCATCTTTGCTTTTATTAACACCGATACGTAAAAAGTGCAGACGATGATCCCATCTGAAAATCCGTTCGTCCTGTACCACGAATCAAAAGAGCGTCCCCGGTAAACACTTTGCCATCGCAGTAAAAACTCATACAGCTATTGGTGTGCCCAGGAGTAGCAAGAGCTGTAATTTTGTAATTACCAAACTGCAACTCCTGCTCATTATCAAGTGGTATGTCCACACAATCAACATTTGCACTTTGGCTTACGGCCGACTTCGCATTGGTCAATTTTCTTAGCTCCCCGGAACCAGTAATGTGATCGGCATGAATGTGTGTGTCTAAAATATATTTCAACTTTAGCCCAAGCTCACTCATAAGCTTCATGTCTCGATCAACAGTTTCAAGAACGGTATCAATAAGCACTGCCTCTTTCGTTTCTGGATCGGCTAGTAAATATGTATACGTTGAAGTCTCAGGTTCAAACATTTGTCTAAAAATAATTTCATTTTTCATAATAAATTAATCCTCTTGAACATTTAAAATATTGCTGATCGCTTTTTAAGTTCGGTTTTTGGCACCATGCCTGTTGCCATACTGGGCTCACCCTCTTTGGGTATAAACAAAATGCTTGGAATACTTTGATACCAAATGCCCTGGCCAACTCAGGACTCGCCTCAGTATCTACTTTATAAATGTGTAACTTCCCTGGTACTCACGTGAAAGCTCCTCTAATATCGGTGACAACGCTTTGCAGGGACCACACCAGTCTGCATAAAAATCAATAATTGCGGGCAAATCCCCTTCGTACTTCCACTCTTTTTCCGCCTCATAATTGAACACCTTAGTTTTGAAAGTACTTTCGTTGAGTTCTTCCATATTCCACCCCCTTCTTTATATTATTGTATTGTGATATTGTAATATGTCAAGAGGTAATGACGTATTTAATTATTAGGAGGCCAGATGGTATTTAAAACTGTTTCAATTTCAAAATGGAGGACAAATGTGAGCTAGTCGCAGGTCTATTGAGAGCCCTCTCTCACCCACAACGCCTCATGATATTGGGCCATCTTATTCAAGGAAAGAAAACTGTCACTGAGCTGCAAAATCTTTGCGGAATTTCACAATCTCAACTTTCTCAATTTTTAGGAAGAATGAAATTAGAAGGTTTGCTGGATTGTGACCGAAAAGGGAGATTTCAATACTACTCAGTGAGTGATAAAAAATCATAAAACTTATCCAATCCATACAGACCATTTACTGTTAACAAAATAACTATTGCGCGTCTAATTTGCAGGTTAAAGTTGGAGGTTTAATTTGGAGGTGGCGGCCGGATTCGAACCGGCGTTCACGGATTTGCAGTCCGGTGCCTAGCCACTTGGCTACGCCACCTCACCAGGAACATGAAGATTGGATAAAATCAAATCTGCCTCCAAAACTCAAGTCCTATTCAATGGATCGGATAAGTTGCTCACGCGAAAATTTGATTTAGATTCTCGAAGTTTTTCCACGCCCACTCTGAAGCCTCATTGAGATGAGACAATTGGATGGATAGATTCTCATCCAAGTCGGCCAAAGTCCTAGCCACCCGCATCAGAGCCCGCATTCGGCGCCGAGAATCCCCCATCGTGGGCAAAAGGTTTTCTTTCACAAAGGGAGGCAGAGTCTGAGAGATCTTTGCCTCATCCGTCCTGCCGTTGACTTCGATAAAACCCATTTCCTGAATTTCAGTCAATTGGCGATTTCTTTGAAACAGACGAGCTCTTTCGATATGTTCAAAAATGCTTTGCATAGACTCCATTCCAGCATTTTTGGAATGACCCTGACCCGTCTTTGCCCAATCGCTGCTAAAGGCCAAAACGTCAAATCGATCCAGCATAGGACCACCATCCTTTCTAGATAAGATCGACAACGAGTCAGACTAAATCGGCACGGGGCTCTGCGTTCTGGAACCAAGCGCCCACAATGACAAAGGTTGGTCGTGGCCAGCAAAAGAAATCTCGCCGGTAGCGTCTGATTTTGCCCTCGGCGAGAAATGACAATCTCTCCGCTTTCTAGTGGCTCACGCAAGGATTCCTTGACCTGGGGGGAAATTCTAAAAATTCATCTAACAGAAGCAATCCACCGTGCGCCCGGGAGTAATTTCACCTGGAAAGACCGGAATCCCCGCCAATCATCGAACTTGGAGTCACACTGTGGTGAGGTGAAACAAAGGGCCGATAGGGCGTCGAATCGCTAAACCAGCGTTTGACTCGCGCCATCTCGGGCCACAAGTGAGAGGGAGGAGGCCCAAGAAGAGCATGCAGCCCTCTGGCAAGAGTCGTCTTGCCGGAACCGGCGGGACCGGCGACCAATGTCGCATGCTCTCCGAGTGAGACTATTTTTAAAAGTTTTGCTGCTTCGGTTGGGAAATCCAATTGAGGCAAAGGAGTCGCCTCGAACTTAAAATCACAAAGTGGTTTGGCCTCCAATTTTTCTGGACACCGCAAGCCCTTAAGATCCTTGATCATGAGGAAGGACCACGGCAGCTGTTGATCATGGTTCCCAGTAAAGATCGGGGCTTGGAGTGGGGTGATTGAAAAGAGAATCCAGGTCTCCTGGAGCATAGACTTTCCCATCAAGTCCGAGCTCGCCGTAGACATAGATATCCTCGCCAAGCCCTTCTGGTGGCCTCATCTGGCCTGATTTCCAGAGGTAAGCACAGGCAATTGCGAGCTCCAATCCTCGACTTGATTTTCTCCAATGTGAAGGTCTCAAGTTAATAAGAATTTGCTGCCCGGCTGGCCATTTGAACCCTTGAGTCTTGAGGGCCGATTTGATCTTCAGTCCACTTTCTCGAATAGCCGTATCTGGCAAGCCCATAATTTGAAGCTGATTCACACCTGGGAGCAGGTTCAGCTCAACCTCAATAGAAACCAGCTCCATTCCTTTTCGGACAAATGAATAAATTCTCATAAATCCCATTGATGCAAAAAGAAGGAAGCGAGAAGTCCTATTCTTTCGGTCGCGGGCTAAATAGAGTCCAGAGTTCGAATCAGATCGGACAAACCCCAGAGCTAAAATTCAGATTTTTCTTTATTTCTCGGCGGGCTCAGACAAAGGATGATGTCGATCGATCTCTTCTCGAATTTTTTTGCCGACACTGATGTATAAACTTGCGTTGTTTGAATACTGAATGCCCAAGAAGTACCTGAATCGATCTGAGGTCGGCTCCCGATTCAAGGAGTGCCGTTGCGCAACCATGCCGAAACCGATGAGGCCCCATCGGTTCGTCGAAGCCCGCCTTGATAGACCAAGCCGACAACCAGCGCCAAATGTCCACACGGGAAGGCCGATGACCTCGATCATTTAGCAAAACGGCTGAATTCTCGCCCTTCACAAGATAAGGCCTCACTTCTGCCAAATAATCCCTTAGCTCACGCATGAGCTTGACCGTCAGGGGAATTAATCTTTCTTGCCACCTTTTCCAAGCACCTTAATCC includes the following:
- a CDS encoding YeeE/YedE family protein; protein product: MKKKSNRVATSFVVGLIFALGLGVSGMTQPQKVIGFLNVFAWDPSLIFVMAGSIAVHFWAYRLVRHRKSPLFDAHFHTPTRKDISPKLLVGSALFGFGWGLGGYCPGPAITSLGSGRLEILYFVVALFLGMYGYRITEKYIWKS
- a CDS encoding YeeE/YedE family protein, whose product is MEAFILPLVGGSLIGIAVSMMLIFNGRVTGISGIANGLLSYSKGDMSWRVAFVSGLVAGGVILYQIYPQAFASELHGDVWQVIAAGFVVGFGTIMGSGCTSGHGVCGISRMSVRSILATLTFIAVGILTASFLRGAR
- a CDS encoding rhodanese-like domain-containing protein, which translates into the protein MRNADKSEEIVFVCRSGARSGQATLLSKQMGFKFSSNMTGGMIRWNELGYAVERK
- a CDS encoding winged helix-turn-helix transcriptional regulator, whose protein sequence is MEDKCELVAGLLRALSHPQRLMILGHLIQGKKTVTELQNLCGISQSQLSQFLGRMKLEGLLDCDRKGRFQYYSVSDKKS
- a CDS encoding ATP-binding protein, translating into MREPLESGEIVISRRGQNQTLPARFLLLATTNLCHCGRLVPERRAPCRFSLTRCRSYLERMVVLCWIDLTFWPLAAIGQRRVRVIPKMLEWSLCKAFLNISKELVCFKEIAN
- a CDS encoding ATP-binding protein: MIKDLKGLRCPEKLEAKPLCDFKFEATPLPQLDFPTEAAKLLKIVSLGEHATLVAGPAGSGKTTLARGLHALLGPPPSHLWPEMARVKRWFSDSTPYRPFVSPHHSVTPSSMIGGDSGLSR